TTGTTTATGTGAAGGTGGTACTGGTGTGTTTTGGTTAGTGATCTTGCAGGGAAGGGTGTGCAAGAAGGGTCATAAATTTGTAGCAGTGTTTGGTGTttgtggcttgttttttttaaattatctatGTCTCTTGTTTTACTTATGGAGCAGTATCTTGAAAACTAATAGTAACActaaaaaataaattggaagCAATGTGAAGCATCCTCCTATCTTAGTATCAGTAAAAGAATTTCATGATTAAATTTACACCAGAAACATTTACTTCTGCAGTCACTTATGTAAAAGATAGTGTTAATTAAATCTGTTACTGCTCAAGCACAGGCTTCAACTAGTACCTGTTCTCTGCAATCCCAGATGTGGATGGAGAGCGTGAGACCCTATTGTTATTCCCACAGATATTCACAGAAGACACTGAGAGAAAGGAGCAGGAGCGTACGCAATAGTCCTGTCTCGCCACAGTACAAATCTAGGTTTGAATTGTTGCCACCTTGCAAACTGGGCTGTATATGAAACTTAATAGTCCCGCTAAAATGGTGTAATTTCACTTTTAACTGGTCTATGGCAACAGATATTCTAGAACTGACATTCCAGAATGGCTTCTAGAATGTTGTAGCAGTCAAATGCAGCAATGCCCGGAGGCACGGCCCTGTTAGTTGCAGGGGTTGGGTAGACCCAGTCCTGACCCACCAAGCCATATGGGGGAAAATACAGCCCAGTTCTTGTTCCTAAGTTTTAgttctgtgggtttttcccccttccccagaaCCCTTGATCTTGAAGATGGTGAGTAGCCAGCCTAAGTACGATCTAATACGGGAGGTTGGTCGTGGCAGTTATGGTGTGGTGTACGAAGCAGTCGTCAGGAAGACCTCTGCACGGGTTGCGGTGAAAAAGATTCGGTGCCATGCTCCAGAGAACGTGGAACTAGCTCTGCGTGAGTTCTGGGCACTTAGCAGTATCAAGAGCCAGCATCCCAACGTCATTCACCTGGAGGAGTGCATCTTGCAGAAAGACGGTATGGTGCAGAAGATGTCCCATGGCTCCAGTTCCTCCCTTTATTTACAGGTACACGAAGCTGAGGTAATGGGCTGAAAGTAATAAATACGAATGTGTagctgggagggaaggaggtgggTAGCTaggataatttctttttttgtgagaTGTGTCTAGTTAGGAGAGAGCACTGTTTGTCCCTGACACCCCAAAATTATTACATGTCCTTAAAAGAGCATTTCTACTGAATAATCATCTGTATTTTGTCATCTGAAGCCATGCCACTCTAAAAGACTGcaagattttttaaatgcaagttaGTTTGATAATTTGAGGAAACaccacaagaaagcagaagggaagTGCAGACTGTTGTATTGATAGAAGTTTTGATTGCTGTTGTTCTTCCATGTCTAATGTAGGACCAAAATTTTGCTAGAGAACATTCCTCTGGCAGCCCCTCACAGCTCTCTAGATCCCATTATGCCAAGTGCCGTATAACCCTGGGAAAGAGGATTTGTGCCTTTGTAAACTTGCTGTGGCTTGATAGTTGTTACCGACCTGTTTTCCTGAAAGGATTAGGGTAAAATAACACTGGCCAGCTCATGCAGGAGGAATCAGTGCCTTACCTTCCTAGTCGGTAGTGGATCTGAGAGATTACATTGAACTTGTGGACATCTGTACAGGGAggagcttaaaaaaacccaaggatgGAGCTGCAAGGTGGAGGAGAGCTTCTAGATCACCTGCAGTATTTGGCTTTTGATGTCGCACATAGATCTCACCTGTGTCTGCTGCAGGCACTataaattattttcctgcttcAAAAAGCATAAGAgcaaaaagggctgagctgacTCTGAAGAGATGGGCATCCCTTGATGATAGCATGTGCTAAAGTCAAGAAAAATCGGATCTCCCCTGATTTGCCCTCTCCTGCCCCCCTGCCAGGTGACAGGAGGGGGTACCGGCTGAAGAGCCTGCCTGGGTGGGTGGTGTTGGTGTCCCCGGAGGGCATTTGGGCAGATGCTGAACTATGGCAGTGAAGCAAGAGCCCTGACCTAGCATGATCTGGTCCCTCTGCCGCTGGCAGAGGTGTGGTGGAAGATTTTGTTGTCTTGGAGATGCAAGTGTGGTGGAAGGGAGAGCTATGTGTTGGTGCTCGCTTGGCAAAGGAGACTCTCTGCAGTCTTGCAATACCTTAATCTTGCTGTTGTTGACTCTACACCCTAAATATGAAGTTTTCTAGTTCTAACATGAATTTACTGATTTAAGTTGGTCCAGTTTGAGTACTAGCTGTGCTTGTAATTAAAGGTAGCTATAAATTGCTACTAACTTTGGTCTTGGAAGGAAAAGGTTGCCGTGTTAAAGCCCTTAAAAATGCCTTTCTCAATATGAATAACTACCTTTTGAAAGCCTGTAGGAACTGTTTGGTTTACTACTAACAAACATAATGGCAAGGTTTTCCCTGAGCGTGCCAGGAGGCACCTCAGAGGAACTGAAGAGGTAAATGTTAGTGGTGTAAACAGGATTGGTAAAACTGATTGCTGCTCTTACTTTGCTTGTCTGTACAAAACAGCTATTTAGAACTGGCTGCTTGAGCTCCTGGCTGCTTGAGCTCCTCGCTGCTTAGGGAGGACAACTTCAACCCCTGACACTGTAGGAAGTTACTGGTTGAGGATTTATTTGTACATTCAAATTGTTAGCGAAGCGAGCGGGACGGGTTGTGTTGGGGTGGGACAGTGTCCAGCTGAAACAGATGTGAGTGCAGTGTCCTGTTGGTATCTGCCAAAATACTGTTATCTGGGGCTAGCTCTAGCTTCTGGGCAGGAGCGTGGACTTGATACGCTTTGCACCTGTGGAAACAAGGAGGCCGTCAGCTACATTacgattttttctttttaattattttaacattGGAAATGTTGcataaagttttattttcatcaaTTGTTGAGAGAAAGATCCAACCTTCATGCATTTTTCGATCAAATCCTTACATTCCTGTGATCGTCAGATAGTTatgacatttcctttccttgttaCAGCTCGTAGAGACCTCATTAAAAGGAGAAATAGTCTTTGACCCCAGAAGTGCTTATTACCTGTGGTTTGTAATGGATTTCTGTGATGGAGGAGACATGAATGAGTACCTCTTATCCCGAAAGCCAAACCGCAAGACCAACACAAGTTTCATGCTTCAGCTCAGCAGCGCACTGGCATTCCTGCACAAAAATCAGATTATTCATCGGGATCTCAAACCTGACAATATTCTAATATCTCAGAGCAGGATGGATGCTAGTGACTTAGAGCCTACCCTGAAAGTAGCCGATTTTGGACTGAGTAAGGTGTGTTCGGCCTCGGGACAGAATCCTGAGGAACCAGTCAATGTAAATAAGTGTTTTCTATCAACTGCATGTGGGACTGACTTCTACATGGCCCCTGAAGTCTGGGAAGGACACTACACTGCCAAAGCAGATATCTTTGCCTTAGGGATTATAATCTGGGCGATGTTGGAAAGAATCACATTCATAGATACggaaacaaagaaagaacttCTAGGGAGTTACGTTAAGCAGGGGACGACGATCGTGCCTGTTGGAGAGGCACTTCTAGAAAACCCCAAAATGGAACTGCTCAtccctgtaaagaaaaaatccaTGAATGCTCGAATGAAACAGCTGCTGAAGGAAATGCTGGCTGCCAACCCACAGGACCGACCCGATGCTTTTGAGCTGGAGCTGCGGTTAGTCAACATAGCTTTTAAAGATAGCAGCTGGGAAACGTGACCTCCCGCATTGAGTCTCTGCTTCTCACCTACCTGATGGTGCGGCTGAAGGGCAATAAAAGATAGGGGCCTGAACTCAAACCTGCAGGGTGTAGTTTCTACCAAATGAATCTCTTTTTGAGTTTCAGACATGACATGAGTGGCAGCTGGCCATTGCGTTAACGATCTGATGTCATGTGTATAATACTGGGATGTTAGATGGAAGTGTAAGATGTGCCCATGTCCCTTCGTGCCCACTGGCAGCGGGACGTCTGAAGACCTGGGACTTGATTTCTGATGCCGTGTTGTGGAATATTTTGTACATTCCAGTTTCCTATGTCAATATTAGGAACTTGCATGGAAAAACAGAGGTTTGCATGCTGGTAGTGCAAATCTTCAGGCTTTATAAAGTAACTctgtgtatatatttatgtatctGAGTGACTGGGAGCGTGTGCCGCTGTTCTTAAATTATTTGCTATGGGTCTGATTGATTAGAGTCTGCTGGAAAACTAGGTGAAGGAGATGGATGGGAAGCATTCCATCTTCTCCAGGCCTGAAGaactttattatttatttatttttgttatgtcAAAGATAGGGTCTGAGACTTGACTTCgtagacagaaaaataaatgcaatgcAAGGACATCAGCAGTGGTTTAAGTGCTGACAGGGCACTTAGAGCTTAATGAGGTCGTCACCGAGGGAGTAAAATCTTATGCAGTCGGGTGCAAGCAGGTTAGCTGGTTCATTAATTGTtcacttttgctttcttctgctaATCAAGTACTTCAGTCTACAGTTTCATATCATGCCTTCTCTCATGTCTGTAATCCCAGTAGCACCTGGAAGATTTATAACAGCGGAGTCCTATGGGCTTCCTTTATGAGAGTGGGGAGGAGAGAATCTGGCAGCACATAGTGTTACTTTTAAGATTTGTCAAAATACAGAGGCAGCATAATTTTCCTGTTTACAGACTGTAACTAGTAGCACTGGTCTTGGGCTCTTGATTTCTGTCTCTGCCTCTAACATGGCAGTGATAAGGAGGTAGAGGAGTGGCTGTTTGTCTTGGAGACCACACCTGTGCTCAGATATGGGAGAAAACTTACTgatgtgtttaaaaaacaacaaccaccaaaccaaaacaaaaaaaaaaacaacccccaaaaaagccacaaacaaaCATCCAAAAAGCCACAAACAAACATCCAAAAAGCAACATTGCCAATATGTGGAAACTTATCAGTGTGTGATAAGTTTCTCTGACTTGTGTGGCAACCTTGGCCAATTTTCTAacttgttttcctcctcttaaagaagtattatttatttaaaagcaggGATGGTAGGATGGAAAGCTTTGAAGTAGCTGAAGGACTGCTTGTCCTCAGCTTTTATGCCACAGAAGCAGATTGAGAAGATGATAGGGAAGGGTTATGCTGAGAAGGGTTTTGCCAAGGCCACCTGATGCTCTTTGGCAGACAGAAGCTGCTTTGTAATAGCACAGCACTGTCTTTTGGGTACCAGGACCATGACCCATCTCATCAGTTTGGCCTTTTGGAAAAAGCAGAGCCTTAAATTGCCTTTGAAGCTGCAACAAAGGCCAGCtttcttaataaaattaatgtaatggtttcccccccccccccccccccccccccccgatttTACCCAAAAACTGCTCTTAGTATTCCTTCGTATAATTTGCTGCTTTAATTCTGCTCTCTCTTAGTGCTGTGAGAGTAGTTCAGATCAGGCAGTGTTTATTCTgcctgaatttattttttatgttcttctAAAAGCAAAGGATTCTGATCCTAGCAAATTCTTGAGGCTTTGCAAACCACAGCTGGTCCTTCTCTGGTGCTGTGTAGGCCAGGTGGCAGTTACCCACAGGGCCTTAGTCTGTGattgttgtgttttgggtttttttttgcttcactttATCCTTTAGGGCAAGTTGTCTGAACAGTAATTCTTAAATTTGGTATCTCTAAACAATGTTCAGAGTGGCTGCTGTAGCAGACGGTGGTCCCGACTACAGCAGAGCACCTCGCTGTTGATGCCCCAGCGTCGCCCCTTTGCTGCAGGCAGCTTAGGCAAGAAAAAAGACCTGGAGCCTGTCTGCGAGTAGCGATAAGGAAGCTAAGAGATCCGTTTTGTTCCCGTATGTTAAACAGAGTTCAGTACAGTTCAAGCTTCGGCTTGAAAGGAGGGAAACAAACCTCTCACTGTCTGTACCAACACTGTTCCATGGTACTAATGTTTCGGTGTGGTTTAAAGGGAGTTTATTATTTTCCCATGTGAAACTTGAGagctttataaaaaaaaaaaaagacatagcttcctcctccctcttgcTGTCCCCAAGTCAGAATCAACTATGTTACCGTAAAGCCTGAATCTGCTACAGAATGATACTACTGATCTTAAGGTGCTTCACAAGTCGTCTGATTCTTCTGCAAAGTGTTTCGAAGGACAACactggctgtgctgcctgctcTCAGTGCAGAAATGAGcaaaggggttttgtgtttggtttttttttttgtctcttaaagtgTTTCTTTGCACCGATTGCCACTTTAAAGGGTAGGGGAACCTGAAATCCCTCTCATGGTGCTAAGCCTTACTCCTGGGCAATACCAAGTATTTCTTTGGTAAACACGGAATGATCTGTCttctctttgggtttttttgttgttgtctgaggtctttgttttaaaacttcGGTAAATCAAATTGTTGTAGCAGCTATGGAGTTATTCACCAGTGTGACACATACTCAATACTTTTCATCACTCAGCAaagtttgtttggttgttttttttccaaatctgtcttttaaaaactgtaaaatgtattttacagagAATTATAATGAGGAAAAATGTGTAATTTATGAAGTTACTgtttttttgaaataaaatctgaattttgAAGTTTTTGAACTTTCCTGTAGAGAAAGGCTTTCTGCTCCGTTTGCACCATCTCGTCCATCTATAGGTGAAGTGACAGTGAGGTTTCTTTGCTGTGCTAAGACGTAAGTCAGCATAGTACTTCGTCACAGCCATGCCATAACCGATTTGAGGCTCGTGAAAGGTGCTGGCTTGGCTAGGAGCTGTGCTGCTCGTCTACTGGGGCCAGACTTCTGATGTCTGACGTGCAACAGGCTGCCcgtggggagggtgtggagtctccttctctggaggtttccaaatccacctggatgccTTCCtttgccccctgattgaggggaacctgctttaggaggagATGGGGCTGGTTGAGCTCCAGAGGGCCTTTCCAGTCCCCAGCATTCAGAGATTCTGAGCGGTGCTGGAGGACTTGCCCGAGTCAAGGGTGTGAAAGCAGAGCTGGCTCCGCTTGAGGTGAGCTGTATCCAGGGGGACCCTGTGACTGCCATTGAGCCCTTACTGTATCAAAACAGGTCTATTGCGGCCATACTTCACTTTCAGAGAGGGGATTAAAACTTAGCAGCAGCATTCTTGCTGACTGTACGTGCTTGAGGGGGCAATTACCACCTGAGGCAGCCCCAGCTGCATGGAAACCTCTGTCCATCTGTGCCCCCTCCTTGACTGGTACCACAGGATTTATGAGACTGCAGACAGATGCTGCCACCCTTCTGGACTGGACtgaaatttagatttttttttttttttttttttaattaaaggatAAGCACCTTAAGGGTAAGTActttaattaaagaagaaaaatacaaatacttGATTAATTGTAAGAGCGGTGATTCAAAATACAGACACAAGCTAAATTCCTCCCCCACTAAAGGAAGAAATTTAAACCTCCCTACTTGAAATATATCTGGTCcatggaggaggggggaaaaaacatgcAGGAATTAGATGTAGCAGACTCTACTTGCTGGTTTACTTACTTTTACAACCCACAGAAGCTCTTTCTGCTCTGAAGTCCATACAGATGCCACTGACTGGAACGTGGCTCACAGGAGTTCCCCAAGTAACCTGCCCTCTGTATTGTTTTCCTCATTCTGCAGAGCATGAAGGCCTCATGCTCCAGCTTGGCTGTCCCATTTCCTTGAGTAGGGCTTGGCTGGGTGGAGGAACTTGCCATATTTGCTTTTTCACTTTGGTTTGAACAGTTTTCCTTCGCACTGGCCCATCATGGCCCCTGTCCAAACTGCAGCGTAATGGCAGATGTTGGCTTGTGGTTGAGATAAAGTCCTGCTTGTCACTTGGAAGGCTGCCCTCGCTTTACAGAAACACCTTTTCCCCCGGCACCCTGTGTAGCGGTTGGCTGAGCATACATGCTGAGGTGGCCTTTGGACCGTGGCCAGTACAAATGGCTGCCTTTTTGCATTGCTTTTCCCTTTGTCCCAATGACATCCGACAAATCTTTCTAGGGGTGTTTGTCGATAACCATTTTTAGTCTTTACTGGTGGTTTGTGTGGGGAAGACAGTATCATCCCACAGGTGACTAGCTAGGAGTACTTAAACACAAGCTGAGCAGTGACCGTTTCACTTCCCTGGCCGTCCAAAGGGCTGTTTATGCAAACTGCCACAAACCATCTGTTGTGACGACGCTGTTTGGGGGAGGGATGGGAGGTAGAGGTATGTGACCGAGCTGGCGCAAAGCAGCCAGAGCAAACAAAGCATGAAGCTGGGTGATCTGAAGgataagccagcactgtctcTGCATCCATGTGAGAGGAGCTGTGGACCAGGCCCTGTTCTAGTTAAATTTCTTTGTTCCCAGGTGAGTTTCCAGGTTATTTGGGTGCCTGAAGCAGAAACTTGCCCAAGAGCTGCAGTTCTTGAGGAAcagccggggccggggcctgGGCTGAGCTGAGGATCTGAGCTGGTGTGCGGTGGCTGGAACTGTGGCCGCTTCTTTTGTGGCAGCTCCCACCCCACGCTCCTCCAGGTAACGTGCTGGCCTGGAGTGCTGGAGGACGCAGCTGACGTGCTTTGCGTCTCCTGGGAGAACCGCTGCTAGAATTACAAGTGCTCAGAGATCTCTTATCTCTGGAGTTTGATATGAAAACCGATGTGAACTAAAAGCCACCGCTGGGTTCAGCCCAGAGCTCGTTGTTGACTCTGGGGAGACTTCCctcagcccaggcagctccttctgtctctctgcctttcCCGTGGTTCCAGGACTAACCCGTTTTGCTTCCCACACGCCAGGCAGAAGTCAGCCAAGACAGCCATCGCCCATCGTAGGTCTTGGTCTCTAATGGGAGTATAACATCCACGGGAGCCTTGGTGCCTTCTGGGCCCAGCTGCCATCTAGTTCCTACTTGTACTAACTTGTATGTGGCTGCTTTGAACTGGGTGTTGGTTTCATATTCATGTCCATTTGAGCCcttggtatttttaaatgtgtgtaGCAAGCCTTTGTTTCCTGCCCTCTCCCAAAGGCACCCTGGGCCCTCGCTGGCTTGCAGCCGCCTGGCTCCTGTGGAGCACTTGCATGGATCTCAGACCAGGAAGCAAAATTAAACCAGGGAGCAGAAAAAGACGGCTGCATTTTCAGgtgctgcagtcctgcctgcaCCTGATCAGGGTGCAGTTAGAGgggtttttaaaagaagtattttatttttaaagcagaaatgcatctggaaaggaCTGCTAGCTTTAGCCTTCCTACTGATGACACAGGGATGTCACGCTTGGGGCTGGGAGGGCCCTGTCCCCTCTACCACGAGCCAGGAGGGAGATAGGGCTTGTGAGGGGAAGGGCTGTTTATTCGGCAGCTAGACTTGATAGAGGATCTGTGATCTGGGGCTCATGACCACTGAGGACTTTGCTCAGGCTTTTCTCTCACACCCCAGGGGCTAGAAGCGCCTGGCCCCAGCTGTGGCAGGGATTCACCCGCGGTTGCTTTGTTTACCTGGGAGGGAAGCAGAGCACCATCAAATTGCAGAGAGTGCCTCGTGAGAGTTCTGAGTAgcccaaaataaaaacaagggaCTTGGAGTGTCCGTGTGACTAAGAAAAAACAGATGGTGCATTCACAAAAGGCTGGTTAATCAGGTAAATCCCTTCCTAGAAGGTGAAGTGCTGAAATTCCCATCACCTCCGcaagggcagcaggagctgcctgggatgCTTGGTGCTAGGAAATGTCCCTCAAATCATCCCTTCTTGTACCCTAAACGGAATCAGCCTTGTCAAAATATAACAGTTCAACAGTAAATGCCCAATGTGCTttgag
This DNA window, taken from Colius striatus isolate bColStr4 chromosome 24, bColStr4.1.hap1, whole genome shotgun sequence, encodes the following:
- the PDIK1L gene encoding serine/threonine-protein kinase PDIK1L isoform X1 is translated as MEPLILKMVSSQPKYDLIREVGRGSYGVVYEAVVRKTSARVAVKKIRCHAPENVELALREFWALSSIKSQHPNVIHLEECILQKDGMVQKMSHGSSSSLYLQLVETSLKGEIVFDPRSAYYLWFVMDFCDGGDMNEYLLSRKPNRKTNTSFMLQLSSALAFLHKNQIIHRDLKPDNILISQSRMDASDLEPTLKVADFGLSKVCSASGQNPEEPVNVNKCFLSTACGTDFYMAPEVWEGHYTAKADIFALGIIIWAMLERITFIDTETKKELLGSYVKQGTTIVPVGEALLENPKMELLIPVKKKSMNARMKQLLKEMLAANPQDRPDAFELELRLVNIAFKDSSWET
- the PDIK1L gene encoding serine/threonine-protein kinase PDIK1L isoform X2, with the translated sequence MVSSQPKYDLIREVGRGSYGVVYEAVVRKTSARVAVKKIRCHAPENVELALREFWALSSIKSQHPNVIHLEECILQKDGMVQKMSHGSSSSLYLQLVETSLKGEIVFDPRSAYYLWFVMDFCDGGDMNEYLLSRKPNRKTNTSFMLQLSSALAFLHKNQIIHRDLKPDNILISQSRMDASDLEPTLKVADFGLSKVCSASGQNPEEPVNVNKCFLSTACGTDFYMAPEVWEGHYTAKADIFALGIIIWAMLERITFIDTETKKELLGSYVKQGTTIVPVGEALLENPKMELLIPVKKKSMNARMKQLLKEMLAANPQDRPDAFELELRLVNIAFKDSSWET